A section of the Pseudanabaena sp. ABRG5-3 genome encodes:
- a CDS encoding type II toxin-antitoxin system PemK/MazF family toxin, which translates to MTTIKAGEIWVAAIPFTNGISSKKRPVLILWLDGADVVLAAVTSAQPRTQTDVLLKDWSTSGLRVASTVRLSRLDCLEKSLLITKLGHLSQEDADNLREVWNTHIKPQF; encoded by the coding sequence ATGACGACTATTAAGGCAGGAGAAATCTGGGTTGCAGCAATTCCTTTTACCAATGGCATATCTTCAAAAAAGAGACCCGTATTAATTCTTTGGCTAGATGGAGCCGATGTTGTATTAGCAGCAGTGACATCTGCACAGCCGAGAACACAAACCGATGTTTTACTAAAAGACTGGTCAACCAGTGGTTTACGAGTCGCATCAACAGTCCGTTTATCACGACTTGATTGCTTAGAGAAATCTCTACTAATTACTAAATTAGGGCATCTATCTCAAGAAGATGCTGATAACTTACGTGAAGTATGGAACACTCATATCAAACCCCAGTTCTAA